A genome region from Methylicorpusculum oleiharenae includes the following:
- a CDS encoding heavy-metal-associated domain-containing protein codes for MPTFEHLCGYLHKVQIAHHIHGRIRLRLEVYPQELPLPRRNDTERFQTLVERAPGVRSVRINLLARSCLIEYDPAVIPDHAWQDFIAGASSAAAQSLENILRDTYQEISYAQL; via the coding sequence ATGCCGACATTTGAACACCTGTGCGGCTATCTCCATAAAGTTCAGATCGCCCACCATATTCATGGTCGTATCCGGCTACGTCTTGAGGTTTATCCCCAGGAATTGCCTTTACCGCGCCGCAACGACACCGAACGATTTCAGACTTTGGTCGAGCGCGCACCCGGCGTGCGCTCGGTGCGCATCAATCTACTCGCCCGCTCCTGCCTGATCGAATACGACCCCGCCGTGATTCCTGATCACGCGTGGCAGGATTTCATCGCCGGCGCGTCCTCGGCCGCCGCTCAGTCACTGGAAAACATCCTGCGCGACACCTATCAGGAGATCAGCTATGCCCAATTATGA
- a CDS encoding recombinase family protein has product MQTNTTTPFHRIGYARVSSTGQNLDSQIDALQKAGCGKIFSDKMTGSHMDRPGWDQLLEYARPGDTLVVSELSRMTRSLMDLLTTAKVLEQRQINLVSLRENIDTTTATGRCFLSMMGAIHQMERELRAERAAAGRSSAKARGKTGGRPKTDPAKLENARILYENSDKTAAEVCEITGVGRRKFFSYVAEKRNGSGET; this is encoded by the coding sequence ATGCAAACCAATACTACTACGCCATTTCATCGAATCGGTTATGCCCGAGTCAGCAGTACCGGCCAAAATCTGGATTCTCAGATTGATGCGTTGCAAAAAGCCGGGTGCGGCAAAATATTTTCCGACAAGATGACCGGCTCGCACATGGATCGTCCCGGCTGGGATCAGCTTTTAGAATATGCTCGCCCTGGCGATACCTTGGTTGTCAGCGAATTAAGCCGCATGACGCGCTCTTTGATGGACTTACTGACAACGGCAAAGGTGCTAGAACAGCGGCAAATTAATTTAGTGTCATTGCGCGAAAATATCGATACCACCACGGCGACTGGTCGTTGTTTCTTGTCGATGATGGGTGCTATTCACCAAATGGAGCGTGAGCTTCGCGCTGAGCGGGCGGCTGCTGGTCGTTCGTCTGCTAAAGCGCGGGGCAAAACGGGTGGAAGACCTAAAACTGACCCTGCAAAATTGGAGAATGCCAGAATCCTATACGAAAACTCGGACAAAACCGCCGCCGAGGTTTGTGAGATTACCGGCGTAGGGAGGCGAAAATTCTTCTCCTATGTGGCAGAAAAACGGAATGGTTCTGGTGAAACGTAA
- a CDS encoding YtxH domain-containing protein: MSKKHKKQKRQANEYGYVYGQPPQANGYGYPPPYGGWQAGFDPATGMPREHQAHGFDHDQTAGYGAPGYGAGNFGAGSVDRDFLRQMSSFLPGQHTDQFLLGLMIGAGAAWVLGDEEIRGKLIKAAMKVYAGVAGGFEEFKEQMADIKAEVATERHGDE, translated from the coding sequence ATGAGTAAAAAACACAAAAAACAAAAACGCCAAGCGAACGAATACGGCTACGTCTACGGTCAACCGCCGCAAGCCAACGGTTATGGTTATCCACCGCCCTACGGCGGCTGGCAAGCAGGCTTCGATCCGGCAACCGGCATGCCGCGTGAGCATCAGGCTCATGGCTTTGATCACGATCAGACCGCAGGTTACGGCGCACCCGGTTATGGTGCGGGTAATTTTGGCGCAGGCAGCGTCGACCGCGACTTTCTGCGCCAAATGTCGTCTTTTCTGCCCGGACAGCATACCGATCAATTCCTGTTGGGATTGATGATAGGCGCCGGCGCAGCCTGGGTATTGGGTGATGAGGAGATTCGCGGCAAATTAATCAAAGCGGCAATGAAAGTTTATGCCGGCGTAGCCGGCGGGTTCGAGGAATTCAAAGAGCAAATGGCCGACATCAAGGCCGAAGTCGCCACGGAACGTCACGGAGACGAGTAA
- a CDS encoding tyrosine-type recombinase/integrase, producing the protein MTPIAPHITAFLQERLPLQRAASEHTCDSYAYAFQLLFQFAAARLHVTPSALFLEQLDAALVMDFLQYLETERDNSPRTRNARLVAIKSFMRFMEYREPALLEQSRRILAIPAKRTDTRLINYLSLDEMQALLNVPDLKRRDGIRDRAMIHLCFSAGLRVSELVHLPLQALEWQPSPNVRIFGKGRRERLLPLWKQAASDLRAWLAVRGQPAATELFLNAHGEPMTRSGFEYVLKKHVEVAAKRCPSIEKKRISPHVLRHTAAMVVLQATGDIRKVSLWLGHGDIQTTEVYLRADPTEKLEAMSAMVPLTLKRGQFRAPDQLIASLRGG; encoded by the coding sequence ATGACTCCGATCGCCCCTCATATCACCGCATTTCTACAAGAACGATTGCCGCTACAACGAGCCGCGAGCGAGCATACCTGCGACAGCTATGCCTACGCTTTTCAACTGTTGTTTCAATTTGCCGCCGCTCGGTTGCATGTGACACCCTCCGCGCTCTTCCTTGAGCAACTCGATGCCGCTTTGGTGATGGATTTCTTGCAATATCTGGAAACGGAGCGCGACAACAGCCCGCGCACACGCAATGCTAGGCTCGTTGCGATCAAGTCATTTATGCGCTTTATGGAATATAGAGAACCCGCGCTCTTAGAGCAGAGCCGACGTATCTTAGCCATTCCCGCAAAGCGAACAGATACACGGCTAATCAATTATTTGTCATTAGACGAAATGCAGGCACTGCTCAATGTACCGGATCTGAAACGCCGCGACGGTATCCGTGATCGAGCTATGATCCACCTCTGTTTTTCGGCAGGACTGAGAGTATCCGAACTGGTTCATCTCCCATTACAGGCGCTGGAGTGGCAACCATCACCCAATGTACGCATTTTCGGTAAAGGGCGTCGAGAACGTCTATTGCCACTCTGGAAGCAGGCAGCTTCCGATCTGCGTGCATGGCTTGCCGTGCGAGGACAACCAGCTGCGACAGAACTCTTCCTAAATGCACACGGAGAACCCATGACCAGATCGGGCTTCGAGTATGTGCTGAAGAAACATGTGGAAGTGGCTGCTAAACGTTGCCCATCTATTGAGAAAAAACGGATATCTCCTCATGTCCTACGTCACACCGCCGCGATGGTGGTATTGCAAGCAACAGGCGATATCCGAAAGGTATCGTTGTGGCTTGGACATGGGGATATCCAGACGACCGAAGTCTATCTACGCGCTGATCCGACCGAAAAACTTGAGGCGATGAGTGCGATGGTCCCGCTTACGCTTAAACGTGGTCAGTTCCGTGCGCCGGACCAGTTGATTGCCTCTCTACGAGGCGGCTAG
- a CDS encoding carbohydrate porin: protein MNRIQHHFHEKNKLSLAVVIVVCFAVATEDTVFATPIESEEPKTEAALEQTEPFDGTLTGDWGGVRSTLLEYGISIDIANTGDLLVNSRGVSSDVRYANLLETSLTADMEKLVGLSGGTVYIMALGTHGKDPGEATGSITAPSNLAANDTFKLFEAWYEQSLFNDRIGFLVGLFAVDSEFDAKETADVFINGAFGTGLDLSETGINGPSIFPVSSIGLRLRANITDEITLRAAVLDGVPGDPGNHKGTQIGLNDGDGLLIVDELNYQPSAFDFLRFGLGSWLYTTEFDDLVDTAPDGDPVARDGTYGIYSFVEGKILSESDAADQGLSGFLRIGGADEDVNQIQMFYGAGLVYTGLIPRRDNDVLGLGVTVGVNGNKFMTAQNNAGQSVKNAEIALELTYRAQLMPWLSFQPVLQYYINPGTDPTLDDSIVGGFRYNINF, encoded by the coding sequence ATGAATCGAATACAACATCATTTTCATGAGAAGAATAAATTATCGCTCGCCGTGGTAATCGTCGTTTGTTTTGCCGTTGCTACTGAAGATACGGTATTTGCCACCCCTATCGAATCCGAGGAGCCCAAGACAGAAGCAGCGTTGGAACAGACCGAACCTTTCGATGGCACCTTGACAGGTGATTGGGGTGGTGTACGCTCGACTCTGCTGGAATACGGAATCAGCATCGATATTGCCAATACGGGTGACTTATTGGTCAACTCCCGTGGTGTAAGTTCCGATGTTCGCTATGCCAACCTGCTGGAAACATCGCTCACTGCAGACATGGAAAAATTAGTGGGCTTGTCCGGCGGTACCGTTTACATAATGGCTCTGGGCACCCATGGAAAAGACCCTGGCGAGGCGACCGGGAGCATCACGGCTCCAAGTAACTTGGCAGCCAACGATACCTTTAAACTTTTTGAAGCTTGGTATGAACAATCTTTGTTTAATGACCGGATCGGATTTTTGGTGGGACTCTTCGCTGTGGATTCCGAGTTTGATGCCAAGGAAACTGCGGATGTTTTTATCAACGGCGCTTTCGGCACAGGCTTGGATCTGTCAGAAACAGGCATCAATGGTCCGTCGATCTTTCCAGTGAGCTCGATTGGTCTCAGGCTCCGCGCCAATATTACTGATGAAATCACCCTGCGGGCGGCGGTCCTGGACGGTGTCCCAGGCGACCCCGGCAATCATAAAGGAACGCAAATCGGATTAAATGACGGTGACGGTTTGCTTATCGTAGATGAACTCAATTACCAGCCCAGCGCGTTTGACTTCCTTCGCTTTGGCTTGGGCTCATGGCTATACACGACTGAATTCGATGATCTGGTTGATACGGCACCAGACGGTGATCCCGTAGCTAGGGATGGCACTTACGGCATCTACAGCTTTGTCGAAGGCAAAATTTTGAGTGAATCGGATGCAGCCGACCAAGGGTTAAGCGGTTTCCTCCGCATCGGAGGCGCTGACGAGGACGTGAATCAGATCCAGATGTTCTATGGCGCTGGATTAGTCTATACAGGCCTGATTCCTAGAAGGGATAATGATGTGCTCGGCCTGGGCGTCACCGTGGGGGTTAACGGTAACAAGTTCATGACAGCACAAAACAATGCCGGCCAATCCGTCAAGAATGCTGAGATAGCCTTGGAGCTGACCTATAGAGCGCAGTTGATGCCGTGGCTAAGCTTCCAACCGGTTCTCCAATACTATATTAATCCCGGCACCGATCCTACGCTGGACGATAGCATCGTCGGCGGGTTTCGCTACAATATCAATTTCTAA
- a CDS encoding tyrosine-type recombinase/integrase: MLKDAIDTYLAVRRAAGFKLTDDAFYLFHFARFATAQGDTHVKSQTAIAWAGQARTESQRAIRLKAVIRFARFSYAADNRHEIPPQGVFCFQRHRPIPYLYTEAEIQALMGAAARLEPADSFRPLMYRTLIGLLASTGLRISEALGLCFKDIMADGLLIRKTKFGKSRIVPLHPTTLLALEEYLVERAKLATTDDHLFISKWRRGMCRQTVYATFKELLKMAGLPRQSGLPRPRLIDFRHSFASNALVDGPDRRDQVGRHTLALMTYLGHASPNSTFWYLESSPLLMDHIVRACEHFVEENTP; this comes from the coding sequence ATGCTAAAAGATGCCATCGATACTTATTTGGCCGTACGCCGCGCTGCGGGCTTTAAGCTCACAGACGATGCGTTTTATCTGTTTCACTTCGCTCGATTTGCCACTGCCCAGGGAGACACGCATGTAAAGTCACAGACGGCTATCGCTTGGGCAGGACAGGCACGAACTGAATCACAGCGCGCTATCCGCTTGAAAGCGGTTATTCGCTTTGCCCGCTTTAGCTATGCCGCCGACAACCGCCATGAAATTCCACCACAAGGTGTATTTTGCTTTCAACGTCATCGACCAATTCCCTATCTCTATACCGAAGCAGAGATTCAGGCATTGATGGGTGCGGCAGCACGGCTGGAGCCAGCAGATTCGTTTCGTCCACTGATGTATCGCACCTTGATTGGGTTACTTGCGTCTACGGGATTGCGGATTTCCGAGGCGCTCGGCTTGTGTTTTAAGGACATTATGGCGGATGGGCTGCTGATTCGGAAAACGAAATTTGGCAAAAGCCGGATAGTGCCGCTCCATCCCACGACGCTTTTAGCACTGGAAGAGTATCTTGTCGAACGCGCTAAACTCGCCACTACTGATGATCATTTGTTTATCTCGAAGTGGCGTCGTGGGATGTGCCGCCAGACGGTATATGCCACATTCAAAGAGCTCCTGAAGATGGCCGGTCTCCCTCGCCAATCTGGGCTGCCACGACCAAGGCTAATCGATTTTCGTCATTCCTTCGCGTCGAATGCACTCGTAGACGGCCCGGATCGTCGCGATCAGGTCGGTCGCCACACGCTGGCGTTGATGACGTACTTGGGTCATGCCAGCCCAAACAGTACGTTTTGGTATTTAGAAAGTTCACCGCTCTTAATGGATCACATCGTTCGCGCCTGCGAACATTTCGTCGAGGAAAATACACCATGA
- a CDS encoding c-type cytochrome translates to MMFATLTRFPLHFALAALLLFAGCSTPPPSSSDELALKADCSSIRQTPQAPQTYYLRQNPLEMTPENIENGKQLYRREAKPVPCMNCHGVNGDGRGPIGKHLQPSPTDFTCKALMDNLPDGQLFWVIENGSGLFELEHEQSKAKIKRPGRRPRYTAMRGHKNELTEEQIWEVILYLRTFSK, encoded by the coding sequence ATGATGTTCGCTACTTTGACACGGTTCCCGTTGCATTTCGCTTTGGCAGCCTTGCTGCTCTTTGCGGGTTGTTCAACGCCCCCCCCTAGCTCGTCGGATGAACTCGCTCTCAAAGCCGATTGTTCCTCCATTCGTCAGACGCCACAAGCTCCGCAAACCTATTATTTAAGACAAAATCCGTTAGAGATGACGCCTGAAAATATCGAAAATGGAAAGCAACTTTACAGACGTGAAGCCAAGCCCGTTCCGTGTATGAATTGCCATGGAGTCAACGGTGATGGCAGGGGGCCGATCGGCAAACACCTGCAGCCCTCTCCGACTGATTTCACGTGTAAAGCACTCATGGACAATCTTCCGGATGGACAATTGTTTTGGGTCATTGAAAATGGTTCGGGACTTTTCGAATTAGAACATGAACAAAGCAAGGCAAAAATCAAACGCCCCGGCCGACGCCCACGTTATACCGCCATGCGCGGCCACAAGAACGAATTGACCGAGGAACAAATCTGGGAAGTAATACTGTACCTGAGAACCTTCTCAAAATAA
- a CDS encoding heavy metal translocating P-type ATPase, with amino-acid sequence MSATWFAKMEPVHSTRGRIRFRYRCRRGTSLEPRQISRAVEAIQGVLTVKVNPVACSLVIEYETDATDTDTLATALLTLAPPDNPLPNGKALASDTARLGAVAMSGATLLASRSLNPSMQMSVAFGTAVPLLGEAIDDFLEKGITSHVLEAMAVAISIGRHDYLAANTTSFLLALGEYLEHSIARRSDDLLKHLLEPGSKEVWVERDGAETLIPAHEVVVGDTVIAATGTVIPIDGTVLGGEALVNEATMTGESVPVVRKRGDKALSGTLVEEGRIRIYAEQVGRQAAAARIADLVEQSLTVKSETQLEASRLADKTVPLVLALAAATWLISRDSERVAAVLQADYSCALKLATPVAFKSAMYRAGHSNILVKGANALERLAKADTFVFDKTGTLTSGALQVTDSITFNHDFSPEDLINLAASVEEHYFHPLAQAVVEAAHSLNRHQHFQHQEVEFVVAHGVASVIDGQRIVVGSRHFIEDDEGIVLAEYKDVLDKINAEGKTILYIGFGGKLLGILVLTDTVRANSAATVARLRALGVKRILMLTGDHYDRASQLAKQLGLDAFHANLLPHEKAKILEELAAQGSTIAFIGDGVNDAPALSGSHVGIAMHRGADIARLAADITLLEDNIARVADARALALSTSKLIDSNFKLTVGLNTGILSAAAFGWLSPVKASMLHNGSTIAILLRALLGGGMPPKTKARASRAPRKQQRMTY; translated from the coding sequence ATGTCCGCGACCTGGTTCGCCAAAATGGAGCCGGTACACAGTACCCGTGGGCGGATCCGATTTCGATACCGCTGCCGCCGTGGCACATCGCTGGAACCTCGGCAAATCAGCCGCGCCGTCGAGGCCATCCAGGGCGTACTGACGGTCAAGGTCAATCCAGTGGCTTGCTCGTTGGTGATCGAATACGAGACTGACGCCACCGACACCGATACTTTGGCGACCGCATTGTTGACATTAGCACCGCCCGATAACCCGCTGCCCAATGGCAAAGCGCTCGCCAGCGATACCGCCCGCCTCGGCGCGGTGGCCATGAGCGGGGCGACCTTGCTGGCCAGCCGAAGTCTGAATCCATCCATGCAAATGTCGGTCGCCTTCGGCACCGCCGTTCCGCTGTTGGGCGAAGCCATCGACGACTTTCTGGAAAAAGGCATTACCTCGCATGTGCTCGAGGCCATGGCGGTAGCTATTTCGATAGGCCGCCACGATTATTTGGCTGCCAACACCACTTCATTTTTATTGGCTCTGGGTGAATATCTGGAACATTCGATCGCCCGTCGCTCGGACGATTTATTGAAACATCTATTGGAACCCGGTAGTAAAGAAGTCTGGGTGGAACGCGACGGCGCCGAAACCTTGATTCCGGCGCATGAAGTCGTGGTCGGTGATACCGTCATCGCCGCCACCGGCACGGTGATTCCGATCGACGGAACGGTGCTGGGCGGCGAAGCTTTGGTTAACGAAGCTACGATGACGGGTGAAAGTGTTCCTGTCGTCCGTAAGCGCGGCGACAAAGCCCTGTCCGGCACCTTGGTCGAAGAAGGCCGCATCCGCATTTACGCCGAACAAGTCGGCCGCCAAGCCGCCGCTGCCCGCATCGCCGATCTGGTCGAACAGTCCTTGACCGTCAAAAGCGAAACCCAACTGGAAGCATCGCGTTTGGCTGACAAAACCGTACCCTTGGTATTGGCGCTGGCGGCGGCAACTTGGTTGATTTCCCGCGACAGCGAACGGGTCGCCGCGGTATTGCAGGCCGATTATTCCTGTGCTTTGAAATTGGCTACACCGGTGGCATTTAAATCGGCGATGTATCGGGCAGGTCACAGCAACATCTTGGTCAAGGGCGCCAATGCGCTGGAACGTCTGGCCAAGGCCGACACCTTTGTGTTCGACAAGACCGGAACGCTGACCAGTGGCGCCTTGCAGGTCACCGATTCGATTACCTTCAACCACGACTTCAGCCCGGAAGATTTGATCAATCTGGCCGCCTCGGTCGAGGAACATTACTTCCATCCACTGGCGCAAGCCGTTGTCGAGGCTGCGCACAGCTTAAATCGCCATCAGCACTTTCAACACCAGGAGGTGGAATTCGTCGTGGCTCACGGTGTCGCCAGCGTCATCGACGGCCAGCGCATTGTGGTCGGTTCGCGGCATTTCATCGAAGACGACGAAGGCATTGTCCTCGCCGAATACAAAGACGTGCTGGATAAAATCAACGCCGAAGGCAAAACCATTTTATACATCGGCTTCGGTGGTAAGTTATTGGGGATTTTGGTGTTGACCGACACGGTCCGCGCCAACAGTGCCGCTACGGTAGCACGCCTTCGCGCTCTGGGTGTCAAGCGTATTCTAATGCTGACCGGCGACCATTACGACCGCGCCAGCCAGTTGGCAAAACAACTAGGCTTGGACGCATTTCACGCTAACCTGTTGCCGCACGAAAAGGCCAAAATTCTGGAGGAACTGGCGGCACAAGGTTCAACTATTGCTTTTATCGGCGACGGCGTCAACGACGCGCCGGCTCTAAGCGGCTCGCATGTTGGCATCGCCATGCACCGAGGTGCCGACATAGCGCGACTTGCCGCCGATATCACTTTATTGGAAGACAACATCGCCCGCGTCGCCGATGCCCGCGCTCTGGCTCTGTCCACTAGCAAACTCATCGACAGCAATTTCAAGCTGACCGTGGGCCTTAATACCGGCATTTTGTCGGCGGCGGCGTTCGGCTGGCTGAGTCCGGTAAAAGCCTCAATGCTGCACAACGGCAGCACGATTGCCATATTATTGCGCGCTCTACTGGGCGGCGGCATGCCACCTAAAACCAAAGCCCGCGCCAGCCGAGCGCCGCGCAAACAGCAACGTATGACCTACTAA
- a CDS encoding peroxidase family protein yields the protein MAFAIAEVIAGNPVMAKMAPTMNSFWWPADYGPFFIRMAWHSAGVYRIFDGRGGAAGGQQCFEPLNSWPDNVNLDKSRRLLWPVKQKYGAKLSWADLMVLAGNVALEEMGFKTKGFARGHADDWEAEIVNWGSEKKFLADERHDDKGELAKPLAAVQMGLIYVNPEGPGGNPDPLAAAKHIREAFGRMAMNDEETVALIAGGHTFGKAHGAHKSDECVGKEPAAAGIEEQGLGWANRCGSGHGPDTVSSGLEGAWSTNPTRWTHDYLTWLYTFDWEQTKSPAGATQWIPKEGKGENFVPDAHDSNKRHVPIMFTTDIALKMDPEYQIISKRFLDNPTEFGSM from the coding sequence TTGGCATTTGCTATCGCGGAGGTAATTGCAGGCAACCCGGTGATGGCCAAGATGGCACCAACCATGAATAGCTTCTGGTGGCCGGCAGATTACGGGCCGTTTTTTATTCGCATGGCCTGGCACAGTGCCGGCGTATACCGGATCTTCGACGGGCGCGGCGGTGCGGCGGGGGGCCAACAATGCTTCGAGCCTCTCAACAGTTGGCCGGATAACGTCAACCTCGACAAATCCCGCCGCCTGTTGTGGCCGGTCAAACAAAAATATGGCGCCAAGCTGTCCTGGGCCGATTTGATGGTCTTGGCCGGTAACGTAGCGTTGGAAGAGATGGGCTTCAAGACGAAAGGTTTTGCCCGTGGCCACGCCGACGACTGGGAGGCCGAGATCGTCAATTGGGGAAGCGAGAAGAAATTTCTTGCCGATGAGCGCCACGATGACAAAGGCGAGCTGGCGAAACCGTTGGCCGCAGTACAAATGGGCCTGATTTACGTTAACCCGGAGGGACCTGGTGGCAACCCCGATCCGCTGGCGGCTGCCAAGCATATCCGCGAAGCCTTTGGCAGGATGGCGATGAATGATGAAGAAACCGTAGCTTTAATCGCTGGTGGCCATACGTTCGGTAAAGCACACGGCGCACATAAATCGGATGAGTGCGTAGGCAAAGAACCGGCCGCCGCCGGTATTGAGGAGCAAGGCTTAGGATGGGCCAACCGATGCGGTAGCGGCCATGGCCCCGACACCGTCAGTAGCGGCCTGGAAGGCGCGTGGTCGACCAATCCGACTCGCTGGACCCATGACTATTTGACCTGGCTGTACACCTTTGATTGGGAACAAACCAAGAGTCCAGCCGGCGCGACGCAATGGATTCCCAAGGAGGGCAAAGGCGAGAACTTTGTACCGGACGCGCACGATTCCAACAAACGCCATGTGCCGATCATGTTTACTACCGATATTGCCTTGAAAATGGACCCGGAGTATCAAATAATCTCCAAGCGTTTTTTGGATAATCCCACTGAATTTGGCTCTATGTGA
- a CDS encoding tyrosine-type recombinase/integrase, producing the protein MQTHHGVQSSTLRNYRQHIVELLSTLGEHPEQFTADALHTFILNYALGRSHALAKKRVTAVRMFIRFLITMGHCQPGLEAAIPALAEWPLARLPRYLLPEEVDRVLAHINRTTPIGIRDKAILLLLARLGLRASEVAELALPDIDWSAGTFSVIGKSRREAKLPLPQEVGDALLEYLESARPSVKTDRVFITAIAPWMPITRHVVKQVAAQAIRRAGINAPSFGAHVLRHSAATGMLRQGASLQVIGEVLRHSCLETTAHYAKVDIALLQQVTRSWPGGASC; encoded by the coding sequence ATGCAAACACACCACGGAGTGCAGTCTTCAACGCTACGCAATTACCGCCAGCATATCGTTGAACTGCTATCAACGCTCGGCGAACATCCTGAACAGTTCACCGCAGACGCGTTGCATACCTTTATCCTGAACTACGCTCTCGGGCGCAGTCATGCACTCGCTAAGAAGCGAGTGACGGCAGTTCGTATGTTTATTCGGTTTTTGATCACAATGGGGCATTGCCAGCCAGGCCTTGAGGCAGCGATTCCGGCTCTTGCCGAATGGCCACTTGCGCGGTTGCCTCGTTATTTACTTCCAGAAGAGGTTGATCGTGTCCTTGCCCATATTAATCGTACCACGCCAATCGGCATCCGCGACAAAGCAATCCTTTTACTACTGGCTCGATTGGGATTGCGAGCCAGTGAAGTCGCTGAACTAGCGCTTCCTGATATCGATTGGTCTGCGGGAACATTTTCCGTTATTGGCAAGAGCCGACGAGAGGCGAAGCTACCTTTGCCACAGGAGGTTGGTGATGCCTTGTTGGAATATCTTGAGAGTGCACGCCCATCGGTTAAAACTGACCGTGTCTTCATCACTGCAATCGCTCCCTGGATGCCAATAACCCGGCATGTTGTCAAGCAAGTTGCCGCTCAAGCGATACGGCGTGCTGGAATCAATGCCCCATCGTTTGGCGCCCATGTCCTGCGTCATTCAGCTGCTACAGGGATGCTGCGTCAGGGAGCGTCGCTCCAGGTGATCGGCGAGGTATTGCGGCACAGTTGTCTTGAGACTACGGCTCATTACGCGAAAGTGGACATAGCCTTGTTGCAGCAGGTCACGCGTTCGTGGCCGGGAGGAGCATCATGCTAA
- a CDS encoding DUF6686 family protein has translation MSKKPCTHEYLASNQAGKILTCRECGVVHLHWQNLSLRLDVEQFEDLALLIAQASKNLSRQNQKTVRTRPMLSMVT, from the coding sequence ATGTCTAAAAAGCCCTGTACCCATGAGTATCTTGCCAGCAACCAAGCTGGAAAAATATTGACCTGCCGCGAATGCGGCGTTGTGCATTTGCATTGGCAAAACCTATCCTTGCGACTTGATGTTGAGCAGTTTGAAGACCTTGCGCTTCTTATCGCACAAGCCAGCAAAAACCTGAGTCGGCAGAATCAAAAAACGGTCCGCACTCGCCCGATGCTGAGCATGGTTACCTAA
- a CDS encoding ferritin-like domain-containing protein, translated as MPNYDEAILRSRRLNPNAPFPILHQAVRIALYDEYAARAFYGKVVEAFGPHRPFANIVRAEQRHVDALSRQCERLGIPRPLDPFPTQTEIEPTWRANCERAVVGEIANIRLYHYLLPHVVDPQVGNVMLNLQAASLNNHLPAFQEALAEAMAQERYHTERGIPPQQAYEQHGPLADLVEKALVHLSPHAGPIGLFSPLLRRTTPSMLLGLAAGGAGVYFYRNRLARNKQEN; from the coding sequence ATGCCCAATTATGACGAAGCCATCCTGCGCTCGCGCAGGCTCAATCCCAACGCGCCGTTTCCGATTCTGCATCAAGCCGTGCGGATCGCGCTTTACGACGAGTACGCCGCGCGCGCTTTCTATGGCAAGGTCGTTGAAGCCTTCGGCCCGCACCGACCGTTCGCGAATATCGTGCGCGCTGAACAACGTCACGTCGACGCACTATCACGGCAGTGCGAACGCCTGGGAATCCCGCGACCGTTGGACCCTTTTCCGACACAAACCGAAATCGAACCGACCTGGCGCGCCAACTGCGAGCGCGCTGTGGTCGGCGAAATCGCCAATATCCGTCTCTACCACTACTTGTTGCCACATGTCGTCGATCCGCAAGTCGGCAACGTCATGCTGAATTTGCAGGCTGCCTCGCTGAATAACCACCTGCCGGCGTTTCAGGAAGCCCTAGCCGAGGCGATGGCGCAAGAACGCTACCATACCGAGCGAGGCATTCCGCCGCAACAGGCTTACGAACAACACGGTCCTCTGGCCGATCTGGTGGAAAAAGCCCTGGTTCATCTGAGTCCTCACGCCGGCCCCATCGGTTTGTTCAGCCCGCTGCTTCGCCGAACCACACCATCCATGTTGCTCGGTCTGGCCGCCGGTGGCGCAGGGGTTTACTTTTACCGCAACCGCTTAGCTCGCAACAAACAGGAGAATTGA